The window GCCCACGCCGCCGGGGTCCTGGACCGGCACCAGGACCACCTGGCCCGGGGCGAGGCGGTCGCCAGCGAGATCGTCAACGACGGGTGGCGGAAGCACCTGGGCTTCTCCGCCCTCCCCGAGGTCTCGCCCCAGGCCGCGGGCGCCAACCTGGCGGGGATCGTGCGCGCGCACGACCTGACGCTGTACGCGCACTACCGGACGGACGAGGCCGGGCACGCCGGCACGCGCGAGGCGGCGCACGCCGCCCTGGAGCGCGTGGACCGATTCCTGGGCGGGCTGCTGCAGGCCCTCCCGGACGACGGGCTGGTGGTCGTCGCCAGCGATCACGGCAACCTGGAGGAGCTGGACGCCGGCCATACCACCAACCCGGTGCTGGGCCTGCTCCTGGGGCGGCGCCCGCCCGCCGACGACCACCTCGACTCGATCCTGGACGTGACGGAGCACCTGCTGCGCTGGAGCGGCGTCGACGCCTGACGCCATGGGTGCGCCCCGGACCCGCGCCGATCTTCGCGCATGGTCCGTCACGCACCCCTCGGCGAGCTGCTCGTCCAGGCCGGAGCCCTCTCCCCGGTCGCGCTCCAGGAGGCGCTCGAGCGCCAGCGCACCGGTACGGGCCGGCTCGGGGAGACCCTGGTGCAGCACCGGCTGGCGGACGCGGAGGCCGTCGCGCGCGCGTTGGCGCAGCAGGTGGCCCTCCCGTACGCGCCCGCGCCGCTCGCGCCGGACCCCGCGGCTGCACGGCTGGTGCGGCCGGAGCTGGCCCGCACGCTCGGGCTGGTCCCGCTCGCGCTGGAGGGCCGGGCATTGCGCGTGGCCATGGCGGACCCGCTCGACCACGACGCGGTGGTGCAGGTCGGCTTCCACTGCGGCCGGCGCGTCGTTCCCGCCGTCGCCTCCACGCGCGCCATCGAGCGCGCGCATCTGCTCGCCTACGGGGGTGAGCTGTCCGAGCTGGTGCGGGACCTCCCGAGCCTCCGTCCGGAGGAGGATCGCTCCGCGCGCGTGCTGGAGCGCGAGGCCAGCTCCGCCCCGGTGGTGCGGCTCGTGGACCTGTTGCTGCGACGCGCGGTGGAGGACGGCGCCAGCGACATCCACCTGGAGGGCGCGGGCAGCGAGCTGAAGGTGCGCCTGAGGGTGGACGGTGTGCTGCGCACGCTGATCGAGCTGCCGCTCGTCGGGCGCGACGCCGTGGTCTCGCGCCTGAAGATCATGGCCGGTCTGGACATCGCCGAGCGCCGCCGGCCGCAGGACGGTGGGTTCCAGATCGAACAGGCCGGAGGCGTGCTCACCGTGCGGGCGTCCACGCTGCCGGTGGAAGGAGGGGAGAAGGTGGTGCTGCGCTTGCTCGATCCGCTGCACGCGCCCGCCGGCCTCGACGTGCTCGGGCTCGCGGATGACGACCTGCGCCGCCTGCGCCGCGCGCTCGGTGCCAACCAGGGGCTGCTGCTGGTGGCGGGTCCCACCGGCAGCGGGAAGAGCACCACGTTGCAGGCCGCCCTGATGGAGCTGGACCGCGCCCGCCGCAACGTCGTGACGCTGGAGGATCCCATCGAGTACCGGCTCGACGGCGCCCACCAGGTCCAGGTGCGGCGCGCGGCGGGACTCACGTTCCCGTCCGTGTTGCGGGCCGTGCTGCGTCAGGACCCGGACGTCATCATGGTGGGCGAGGTCCGCGACGGAGAGACGGCGGAGATCGCCATCAGCGCCGCCGTGACCGGCCACCTGGTCCTGTCCACCGTCCACACGGTGGACGCCGCAGGCGCTCTCACCCGGCTGATGAACATGGGCGTGCCGGCCTACCTGGTGGCGGCGGGCGTCACGGCCGTGGTGGCGCAACGGTTGGTGCGGACGGTGTGTCCCCGCTGTCGGGGCCGTCCGTCCGGGTGTGACGCCTGCCCGGACGGCTATCGTGGTCGAACCGGGATCTTCCAGGTCCTGACCGTCAATGATGCGCTGCGCGATCGCCTGCTGCGGGGGGCGTCCACCGCTGAGCTGCGCCGTCTGGCCCGGCGCGCCGGGACGCGGAGCCTGGTCGAGGACGCGCAACGCAAGGTGGCCGAGGGCGTGACCACGCCCCACGAGGTGGCCCGGGTGCTCCAGGCCGATGCGGGTAGCCTGCTACCCTGTCGGGCCTGCGGTGGGGACGTCCCGGACGAATCGCTGGGGTGCCCGCACTGCGGTGCGGAGGTGGAGCGGCGCTGCGCGTGTGGGAGCGCCCTGCTGGCGGAGTGGCGGTTCTGCCCGGCCTGTCGCCGGAAAGCCTAGCGGAGGAAGAGGCTCCCCCAGCCAGGCTACGGCGTGGTCGCCGGTGCGGGCAGGCCCTGCGGCGCCCGGTTCCCCTGCGGCAGCAGGTGCACGAGGTAGCTCAGCGCCATCATGACCACGAACAGGCAGAGGACGGCGCGCTGACCCAGACCCAGGCGACGGGCCGTGCCCACAGGGACCGGGCTCTGCACGGCGGCGGTGCGGCGCAGGCCGCCGGACTCCTGCAGGATGGTGCGCATGTCCGCCCCGCAGCGCGCGCACAACCGGAACATGCCGGGGTTCACGCCCCAGCAATGCGGGCAGATGCTGTGCTCGCCCTCGGAGGACGGCGCCGAGGCCGGATGCACGCGGAGATCCGGCAGGCGGCTCCGGCTCCGCTCCTGGGAAGTGCCGATGTCGGTCATCCCCTGACGCGCTGCTCCATCTCCCGGAGGAGTCGTTCGACGGGATCTCCACCCGACGGCCACAGGACGCCATCGGAAAGACGGTTCAGGGCCACGCGGACCCGGGAGAAGCGGTCCGCCACATCGTTGAAGACGTCGCCCAGACCGAATCGTACCGCCTGTCCGCTGTCCGCCGCCAGACGGTAGCCCGTGGTGCCCATCTCCTCGTAGTAGCGCACGGACGGCGCACCACGCAGCCGCTCCCGCCGCTGCAGGTACTGCGGGAACAGGCCCGACAGCCACAGCGACAGGTTCCCGAGATGCAGGTTGAGCAGGAAGGCCTCATCGGCACCGACGCGCGTGCGATGCAGCACGATGTCGACGAGATAGCGGTATTCGTCGTCGGAGTGCTCGCTCGGCCGGTAGGCCCGCCGCTCCCGCCCGAACGACACCACCAGCGTGGCCACGTAGTCGGCCATCACGCGGTCGTCGATCCCGCCCTCCAGAAGGGCATGACGGACCAGGACGTAGAAGATCAGCTCCGGCGGAGAGGCCGCACGCCGGTCGGTCAGCAACGCGTTGCGCACCCGGGGATCGTCGAGCAAGGCGTCGATCCCGCCGGCGTCCAATCGCTGCTCGGCGGCCGCCCGCAGCATGTCGTCGTCGCCTGCCAGCAGGCCGACGAGGTGCATGGCATCCTGGCGTCCGAACGACGCGCGAATCGTGGGAAGGATCACGGTCCACCTCCCGCTGAGCGTCCGACCCACCCCCGGCATCCGCAAACCACAGGCCAGGGGGTCCCTCGGTCCTACACCGGAGTTTCGGCCGGGGATACGGGACGCTTCACACCGCGTGTCCGCGTCGGAGGTCGTTCACGGTGGACACCCGTGCGCGGCCCGAAGCAGCGGCAGCACTCGCCAGGTGCGGCTGCCAGGCGCCCGCTCGACGCCGCGAGGGGCTGCCTGTCCGCTCGCGCCGCTCAGCCCTCGAAGGCCTGACGCCGCACCGTGAGCGCGTCGATGAAGTCGAGATCCAGGTCGACCCCGATCCCCACCCCGGAGGGCACGCGCATGTGACCTCCGTCCACCACGAACTCGGGTGTGACCACGTCGCGGGCCCAGTAGCGGCTGCTGGCGGAGATGTCCCCGGGCAGGGAGAAGCCCGGCAGGGACGCGAGCGCCAGGTTGTACGCGCGGCCCACACCCGACTCCAGCATGCCTCCGCACCATACCGGCATGTCGTGCGCCCGACAGAAGTCGTGGATGGCCACCGAGGACGCGAAGCCTCCCACGCGACCCGGCTTGATGTTGATGATGCGCCCGCTGCCGAGCTCGTGCGCCAGGCGGGCGTCCTCCACCGAACGGATCGACTCGTCCAGGCAGATGGGGGTCGCCAGCTCCGCCTGCAGACGGGCATGATCACGCAGGTCGTGCCAGGCGAGCGGCTGCTCGATCATCATCAGGTCCAGCTCGTCCAACTGCTTCAGGTGATCCACGTCGGCGAGCGTGTACGCGGAGTTGGCGTCCGCCATGAAGGGGACGTCGGGGAAGTGCTCCCTCAGCACGCGCAGCATGGCGACGTCGCGACCCGGCTTGATCTTGATCTTGACCTTCCGGTAGCCCTGCTCCACGAACGCCCGCACCCGCTCGATCAGCGCATCGTCCGTTCCCTGGATCCCTACGCTGACCCCCACGGGCACCGACTCCGCCGTGCCTCCCACGACATCGCGGAGCGCGGCGCCGCGCCGGGCGGACTCGAGCGCCCATCCGGCCATCTCCACGGCGGCGAGCGCCATCGGGTGACCGCGGATCCACGCCACCGGTGCGAGCATCTCGCGCGGATCGTCCACGTCCGTGCCGGCCACCACGGGCAGCACGAAGTCCGTCAGGAGGTGCCACGCCGTGTCCGTGGTCTCGTACGAATAGGACGGGTCCTCGGCCGCAACGCATTCGGACCAGACGGTCTGCCCTCCCGCCTCGACACGCAGCAGCAGGACGCGGCGGTCCTGTCGGCCTCCGCTGCTGATCTCGAAACGCTCCTTGAGGTTGAGTCCGATCTCGCGCAGCTCGAGCCGATCGATCCGCATACCGTCCGTTCCTTTCGGGTTGATCCGCTCAGCGCGCCCGCAGGTGGGCGAAGACGTCGTCCACCTGTTCGAAGCCGACCTTGAGCAGGAAGGTGTTGTTGCGTCCGTAGGACTTCGATCCCAACACGAAGAAATCCGGCTCCGGGCTCCGGAGCGCATCGATGCCGTGGCCGCCCTGGTCCAGGCAGTCCGCGGAGCTGCCCGCACCGAGCAGGGCGGCGGAGAGCTTCATCAGACCGGCGGTGGCCCAGCACTCGTGGACCTGGAGCTGCCGGTACAGCCCCGCGTCTCCGATGGAGCCCGTGAGCGACACGATCCGGTCCACGCGCTCGCGCTCGATGGCGCCGTCGCTCCTGCGGAGGTCCACCTGGAGCGCGTCCCCCTCCCGCGCCACGGCATCCACCACGCGGCCCGCCCTCACCTGCACCGCAGGGAGCCGGCCGGCCGCCAGCGCAGCGGCGGAGCGTGCCAGGGCCGCCCGCTCGGGAAGCGGATCGTCCGGGATCGGCTCGAAGCAGGCCGGGTCTTCCCGGACGGCCCACAACACCTGCGTCCCGGTCCGCTCCGCGAGTCCCGCCAGGTCCCGCGCGGCGGTCTGTGCGGAGTGGCCGGCACCCACCAGCAGCACGCGACGCCCCTTCCACCCCGACGCATCGGACCGGACGTCCGGGATGGACCGCACGATGTCGGCCTCCGCGGCGCGCTCGCCCGGAGCGGGGATCCCCCCGTCCCCGAGCGGGTTGGGCTGTCCGTACGTCCCCGTGCAGTCCAGGACCACGTCGGCCCGGTGCACGGACTCGCGCCCGTCCGCGTGGGCCACGAGGATCCGGAACGGACGGAGGGCGCGCACCCCGCTTCCGATCCCGTCGTCCTTGAGGGTCGCGTCCCGCGACACGGCCACGACCCGGGCACCGGTGTGGATGCATCCGGCCAGCACGCCCGCCAGCGGCTCCAGCACGCGCTCGACGTACTCGGCGCCGGTGGGGCAGTCCTCCGGGTCGTCCGCCGGGGCGGGTGCAGCCAGGGCGCGCCGCATCCGTTCGGACAGATCCAGCGCCCAGGGCGAGAACATGCGCACGTGACCCCACGCCCGGACGTGGCTGCCGACGCCCGGGCCGGCCTCGAAGACCGTGCAGGTCCAGCCGGACTCGCGCGCGGCCAGCGCCGCGTCCAGACCGATCGGGCCGGCACCCAGGATGGCGATGTGGGGAGCAGGCTTCATGGGTCGCGCTCGTCGACGGAGACCGGCGCGAGCAGGTAGCGCGAGACCTCTCCCGCCCGGAAGAACTCGCGCACCTCCCACCCCCGGTCCAGATAGTGGGTCAGGACCGCGCGCGTGGCTTCGCGCCAGCGTACGGCCTTCGCCAGCGAAAGGCTCTTGAGGGCGTCGAGGTTCCCCGGGATCGTCACCAGCACCTGCGGGGCCTCGAGGTCGGTGCGCGGCGCGACCGGCACCGGCAGCCCGTCCTCCATCGCCGCGTCCAGCGCCAGCGGGACGTCCGCCACCTCGTCGGGTCGGGGCACGCCGCGTCCTTCCAGGCGATCCGCCACGCGGCGGGTCGCGATGGGCCAGAGCGCCACGAAGCGGTCCGTCCCGATGCCCGCGTGCAGGGGAGAGTCGGTGTCGCCGTACATGTCGCGCGCGTATTCGCGCACGACGATCCCGAGCTTGTTGAAGTTGAGGTAGGCGTTGCGCGATTGGAGCGGATCGAACGTCCAGTAGACACGTCCGACATCCAACGCCCGCATGCGGTCACGCTGATACGCCTTCAAGCGGGTGCCCAGACCGGTGTCGCGCAGCCCCGGACGCACGGCCAGCATGTCCGACCAGTGCACCAGCCGGCCGCGCTCCACCCCCGTCATGCCGAACACGAACCCCACGAGCCCACCGTCCGCAGCGAACGCGCCAGCGGCCAGGCCGCCCAGGCGTTGCGCGACCTTGAGGATCGCCAGCGGGACCCGCTCCGAGAAGCCCCTGCCCCAGACCTCCTCCTGCAGCGCGATGCAGGCGTGGTATTCCGCGATGCTCGCGAAGGGGCGGATCTCGTACGCGGGGTCGCTCACAGCCGGCTCAAGAGGCGCGCCAGCAGCTCGATGCGCGCGGGCAGCGGCTCACGGTACACGAACTCGTGCAGCGAATGCGCACCCCCTCCGTCCGGCCCCAGGCCGTCGAGCGTGGGGCAGCCCACGCCGGCCAGCAGATTGCCGTCCGACGCCCCACCCGTCCCCCCGCCCGACAGCGGGAAGCCCAGGGCGCGGGCCTGCTCCACCGCCACGTCGAAGAGCGCCCGACTGCCCGGGGTCTCCTCCAGCGCGTAGCGGTTCACGCCGCCCGCCACCGTCAGCGTACAGCGCGGATCGCGCGGCTTGAGCCCCTGCATGGCGGCGTGGACGCGCTCGGCCTCTCCCCGTGTCCAGAAGCGGACATCCACGTCCGCCGCCGCGCGCTCGGCCACCACGTTGGACGCCGTCCCGCCCTGGATGGTGCCCGCGTTCAACGTGGTCTCCACACGCGCGTCCGCCAGGCCCAGGACGGTCCCCAGCACCCGCAGGAGCTCGTGGATGGCGCTCGCTCCGGCCTCGGGCTCGATGCCCGCATGCGCGGGCACGCCCTCCACCGCCACGTGGTAGAGGGCCACGCCTTTGCGGGCGAGCTTGACGCCCCCGCCCGGCAGGCTGGGCTCCAGCACCAGGGCCCCGCGCGCGGACCGGCCCAACTCCTCGATCCGGGCGCGCGACGTGGCCGACCCGCTCTCCTCGTCGCAGGTGAGGTAGACGAGCACCTGGTCGCGCAGCCGTTCGCCGCGCTCGGTCAGCCGGTCCAGCGCCACCAGGAGTGCGGCGATCCCGCCCTTCATGTCGTAGACGCCCGGCCCCGTCACCCGGTCGTCCTCCACCTGGAAGGGCAGGCGGTCGAGGGTCCCGACCGGATGGACCGTGTCGAAGTGACCGAGGATCAGGAGCGGCCCGCGTCCCGTGGACCGGGGCGCTCCCAGACGCGCCAGCAGGTGGGTGCCGGCGCCGCCCGCGGGCTCCAGCGCGACCTCGGCTCCACGGGCGCGGAAGGACTCCGCGATCTGTGCGGCGAGCGCCTCGAGACGCGCGATATCGCCGCTCGGGCTCTCCGCCCGCACCATCGGCTCCACCGCGGCCAACCACTGTTCGAACAAGCCCGTCACACCGCCTCTCCCTGGTCGTAGTAGCCCGCGGCCCGGTAGCTGGCGTCGAGCAGCTCCACCGGGTGCACGGCCTCCGTGCCGGCGCCATCCAGCACCAGCCCGGCTCCGATCTGCATCATGCACCCGGGATTGCCCGTGGCCACCAGCTCGGCGCCGGTCTCGCGCACGGCCCGCACCTTGTCTCCGCCGATGCGACCGCCGAGGTCGGGATGGGTCAGCGCGTAGATGCCGGCCCCGCCGCAGCATTCCTCGGCGCCGCGCAACGGCACCCGCTCCAGGCCGGGAATGGCGTCGAGCACCACGAGCGGAGCGGTGGTCACCTTCTGGGCGTGATGCAGGTGACAGGGCGCATCGTAGGTCACCCGACGGCGCAGCTCCGCACCGGGACGCGGGCCCTGCGCCACCAGCAGCTCGGTCACGTCGCGCACGCGCGCCGCCAGCCGTGCCGCACGCTCGGCCCACGCGGCGTCGTCCGCCAACAGGTGGCCGTACTCGCGCATGGCGGCCCCGCAGCCCGCCGCGTTGGTCACGATCCAGTCTGCGCCGCTCGTCTCGAACGCGGCGATGTTGCGACGCGCGAGCGCGCGTGCGTCCTCCACCGCCCCCGCATGGGCGTGCAGCGCGCCGCAGCAGCCCTGTCCGGCCGCGGTCCGGACGGCGTAGCCGTTGGCGGCGAGCGTACGGGCGGTCGCTCCGTTGACGCGCGCGAAGAGACCCTCCTGCACGCAGCCGTCCAGAAGCGCCACCGTGCCGGCGTCGCCCGCCGAGCGCGGCAGCCGACCCCCGGCGATCACGCCGCGGGCCGGGCCGGACGCCACCAGCATGGCCAGCCCCATCCGCGCGTTGGCGAAGAGCGCGGTGTCCGGCAGCAGGCGCAGCAGGAGGCTCGCCAGACCGGAGCCCCGTAGCAGTCGACCCGCGCCCATCAGGAGCCCGCGCATGCGGTCGGTCCCGAAGCCGAGGAGCAGCGCACGCGTCAGCGCCGAGGGCGGGCGCACGTCGAGCACGGCCGCGCGCGCCGCCTCCAGCAGGAGGCCGTACTCGACCCCGGACGGACAGACCGTCTCGCAGGCCCGACACCCGAGGCAGCGGTCGATGTGGGTGGCGAAGGCCGGATCGTCGGTCTCCAGCCGTCCCTCCACCACGGCCCGCATCAGGTGCAGGCGACCGCGCGGGGAATCGGCTTCGTCACCGAGGCGCGTGTACGTGGGGCAGGCCGGCAGGCAGAAGCCGCAGTGCACGCACGGCATGAGTCGGTCCGACTGCCGGGCCAGCCGCTCCGCGAGGTGCGTGGGGACCGGTCCCGTCCGGGGCGGGCTCACGCTCATGGCAGCCCTCCGCTCCCGGCCAGCACGCCGCCCGGGTCGAAGCCCGCGATCACGCGCGCCAGCAGGGCATCACGCCCGGCATCCGGCGCGAAGACCGGGAAGGCCCGCACCACGGACGCGGGCGCGGCGGTCAGGGTGAGGGAGCCCCCGCGCTGGGCGAGCCGGTGGCGGGCCGTGGCGAGCACACCGGGCAGGTCGGGCTCCACCAGGGCCACCGCGTCCGGCCCCAGATCCAGGGTGGCGAGGCCTTCCGTGGGGAGGATGCGCACGCCGGCGGCCGCTCCGGTCCGATCGGCCAGGGCGGCCACCTCGCCCAGGAGGACGTCCAGGGCAGCGGGTGGCAGGGTGGCCCGCAGGGACAGGCCGGGGACGGGGCGCTCGGCGGCGGTGTCCGCGAACGCCGTCGCCTCCGCGCCGTGCAGGGCGCGCACGGGCTGCGGGTCGCCCGCGCGTGCGGCCAGGATCGCCAGCGCCGCCTCGGTGGCCTCGGCGCCCCCCGCCATCCGCAGCAGCACGCACCAGCCCGCGCCGCCCCCGGGCAGGCTGGAGGCGGGACGCACCTCGAGCGCGGTGGGCACCACCGGGGCGGTGGCCAGGGCGCGCGCCAGCACCGTGACCTCGCGGGCGTCGCCGGCGAACACCCGGAGCTCGTCCGCGACCGGACGGGGGTGCAGGCGGGCACTGATGTCGGTGAGCAGGCCCAGACGGCCCCGGCCGCCGACGGCCAGCTTGAGGAGGTCGAAGCCCGCCACGTTCTTCACGACCCGTCCACCCAGGCGGAGCACCCGGCCGTCCCCGGTCACCAGGGTGGCGCCCAGCAGGAGGTCGCGGGTGCGGCCGTAGCTGGTGACCAGCGGACCCGCGAGGGCGGTGGCCGCGAGCGCGCCCAGCGTGGCGCGGGACGCCCCGGGCGGATCGAGCGCCAGCATCTGCCGATGGGGCGCCGTGGCGGCGTCCAGGTCGGCGCGCGCGGTGCCGGCGCCGGCGGTGAAGGTGAGGTCGGCGGGCTCGTAGTGGGTGATGCCCGCGAGCCGCCGGGCGCTCACGATCAGGTCCACCGGAGCGGCGTGCAGCGAGGCCGCGAGATGATGCCCGGCGCCCACGCAGGCCACGCGCACCGGGGAAGCCGCCAGACTCGCGAGCACGAGCGCGGCCTCGGCGGCGTCGCGCGGCTCCACCACGGCCTGCGGCGGCTCGCCGCCGACCGACCAGGCCTCGCAGGCGGCGCCCGTGAGACGCGGCACGTCGGTGGGCAGCGCGTCGAGGACGCGCTGCGCGGTCACGCTGCCCATGCGCTCTCCCACCTCATGCGTCCGCCCACACGTCGTCGGGAAGCACCTTCCCCGGATTCAGCAGGAGCGCGGGATCGAACGCCCGCTTCAGGTCGGCCATGGCCGTGAGCGCCGTGCGATCGTGGACGAGCGGCATGTACTTGCGCTTGTCCACCCCGACGCCGTGCTCACCGGTGATGGTGCCACCCACGTCGACGCAGATGCGCATGATCTCCGCGGAGGCCCGCTCCACGCGCTCCACCTGGTCCACGTCGTGCCGATCGAACAGGATGTTGGGGTGCAGGTTGCCGTCCCCGGCATGGAACACGTTCGCGACCTGCAGGCCGTACTCCGAGGCGATCCGGTCGATGGCCGCGAGCACGGCGGGCAGACGCGTGCGCGGCACGGTGGCATCCTGCACCAGCAGGTCCGGCGCGATGCGACCCATGGCGCCGAACGCCTTCTTGCGGCCCTTCCACAGGCCCGCGCGCGCTTCGGCGTCGCGGGCCGAGCGCACCTCGCGCGCGCCCGCGCGCCGACACTCCTCCGCCGCCTGCTCCGCCTCCAGGTCGAGCCCCGCTTCGAGCCCGTCGAACTCCACCACCAGCGCCGCGCCGGCATCCACGGGGTAGCCCGCAGCAAACACGCTGGCCTCCACCGCGCGGATGGTGTTGGCGTCGATGATCTCCAGCGCCGCGGGCAGCAGCCCTCGGGCGATGATGGCGGTGACGGCGGTGGCGGCCGCTTCCATGGAATCGAAGATGCCGAGCAGGGTGCGCACGCCGGGCGCGCGCGGAAGCAGGCGCACCTCGATCTCGGTGGTCAATGCGAAGCAGCCTTCCGAGCCGGTCACGGCGCCGACCAGGTCCAGCGGGTCGTCCTGCCGGCCCAGCCCCCCGAGCTCCACCACCGAGCCGTCGCTCAGCACCAGCGTCAGGCCACTCACGTAGCGCGACGTCACGCCGTACTTCAGGCAGTGCGGTCCACCCGAGTTCTCGGCGACGTTGCCGCCCAGCGTGCACGCGCTCTGGGACGACGGATCCGGCGCGTAGTAGAGCCCGTGCACGGCCGCGGCCTCGGAGAGCGCGGTGTTGATCACCCCGGGCTGGACGCGGGCGGTGCGGTTGTCGGGATCGAGCGCCAGGATGCGGTTCATGCGGCTCGTGCCCACGATGACCCCGCCCTTCGACGCAAGCGCGCCCCCGGACAGACCGGTGCCGGCGCCCCGGGGCACGATCGGCACCTGGGCGTCGGCCAGGAGGGTCACCACCGCCCGGACCTCGTCGGTGTCGGCCGGCAGCACCACGGCCTGCGGCGCGTGCCGGTAGGCGGTGAGGCCGTCCGACTCGTACACGAGCAGGCGTCCCGGATCGGTCAGGACCGCCTGGGCACCGACGACCCCGCCGAGGGCCTGGACGAGGCGCGGGCTGAGGGCGGGAGCGGTCATGGTGGGCAGGTCCGGCACATGGCTGGAGACGTGATCACCCCGAATCCGGAGCAAGGGGCCCGCGCCGGTCTGGAACGGCGTTCCGGCGCGAGGCGGCGGGATCGTACACCGCTGCCCGAGGAGGGTGCAACGGCCCCGGCTGGCGCGCGTAGATATGTGATGATAATATCACATCTCAGCGCCGCTCCTGCGCCCGGCGCCCCACGTTCCGCGAACCCCGGAGAACCCCGATGACCCGCTACTACGTCGTCAGCCTGGTGCTGCAGCTCGCCCATGTCCTGGGTGCCGAGGCCTCGCCCGCCGTGGGCGCGTACGCCGGCCTCTTCGGGGTGGGCATCCCCCTGGTGGTGGGGGTGTGGCTGGGCGCCACGGAAGGGCAGGGTGCGGGGCCGAGCGCCCGGTCGGGCTTCCTGGTCGGGCTGATCCCCGCCCTGCTGGGCCTCCTGTTGGCCGTGGCACTCGGGCACGTCGAGCCCTTCCTGCTGGTGGCGGGCAGTCTCTCCTCCGGCGTGGCCGGCGCCCTGGGTGGAGCCCTCGGCGCAGCCCTGGGGCGGCGGGGGGCGCGGGCCCGGGCCTGACCGGCCCGCCCAGCCGTGGGCGCCGTCCCGGCCGGTGACGGCGGGGTTGCGGGGTCCGCCCCCGTTCAGCCGTCCAGGAAGTCCTGGATGGCCCGCACGGACGTCTCGGCGGCGCGCCGCATCCCGGACGGGAGCGCCGCACCGTAGACCAGGTCCACCAGGCGGGTCAGATCCGCGCCCGGC of the Gemmatimonadota bacterium genome contains:
- a CDS encoding FAD-linked oxidase C-terminal domain-containing protein gives rise to the protein MTAPALSPRLVQALGGVVGAQAVLTDPGRLLVYESDGLTAYRHAPQAVVLPADTDEVRAVVTLLADAQVPIVPRGAGTGLSGGALASKGGVIVGTSRMNRILALDPDNRTARVQPGVINTALSEAAAVHGLYYAPDPSSQSACTLGGNVAENSGGPHCLKYGVTSRYVSGLTLVLSDGSVVELGGLGRQDDPLDLVGAVTGSEGCFALTTEIEVRLLPRAPGVRTLLGIFDSMEAAATAVTAIIARGLLPAALEIIDANTIRAVEASVFAAGYPVDAGAALVVEFDGLEAGLDLEAEQAAEECRRAGAREVRSARDAEARAGLWKGRKKAFGAMGRIAPDLLVQDATVPRTRLPAVLAAIDRIASEYGLQVANVFHAGDGNLHPNILFDRHDVDQVERVERASAEIMRICVDVGGTITGEHGVGVDKRKYMPLVHDRTALTAMADLKRAFDPALLLNPGKVLPDDVWADA